One genomic window of Polaromonas sp. SP1 includes the following:
- a CDS encoding glycine zipper 2TM domain-containing protein produces the protein MKKALVLSTLAAATGFAAVPASAMDILARVISSTPVVQQVAVPRQVCSNQPVITQAPSSGAGALMGALAGGAVGNAIGNGGGRAAATVLGLVGGAMIGDRIEGNNTQVQNMQQCTTQTYYENRPSHYNVVYEYQGTQYNTQMATDPGQYVRLQVTPVGAMAPAPQTFQSAPQPQTYVEPAQQGYVVQQPVTYVQPAYVQPAVYPAYYPRPYYQPYYAPIGLSLNFGYSRGYGGHRHWR, from the coding sequence ATGAAAAAAGCACTTGTCCTCTCCACCCTCGCCGCAGCCACCGGTTTTGCGGCCGTGCCCGCCTCCGCCATGGACATCCTGGCGCGCGTGATCTCCAGCACGCCGGTGGTCCAGCAAGTGGCCGTGCCGCGCCAGGTCTGCAGCAACCAGCCCGTCATCACGCAGGCCCCCAGTTCCGGCGCGGGCGCGCTGATGGGTGCGCTGGCAGGCGGCGCCGTCGGTAACGCCATCGGCAACGGCGGCGGCCGGGCGGCGGCCACCGTGCTCGGCCTGGTCGGCGGCGCCATGATCGGCGACCGCATCGAGGGCAACAACACCCAGGTCCAGAACATGCAGCAATGCACGACGCAGACCTATTACGAAAACCGCCCCAGCCACTACAACGTGGTCTACGAATACCAGGGCACGCAGTACAACACCCAGATGGCCACCGACCCCGGCCAGTACGTGCGCCTGCAGGTCACGCCGGTCGGCGCCATGGCGCCGGCGCCGCAGACCTTCCAGTCGGCCCCGCAACCCCAGACCTATGTGGAACCCGCGCAGCAGGGCTATGTGGTTCAGCAACCCGTGACCTACGTGCAGCCTGCGTATGTGCAGCCAGCGGTTTACCCTGCTTACTACCCACGCCCTTACTACCAGCCTTATTACGCACCGATCGGCCTGTCGCTGAACTTCGGCTACAGCCGGGGTTATGGCGGGCACCGCCACTGGCGTTAA
- a CDS encoding pyrimidine/purine nucleoside phosphorylase, with product MPTEKIDNVSVSTQANVYFDGKCVSHGITFADGTKKSVGVILPASLTFNTGAPEIMECVAGACEYKLAGSDEWVRSSAGEKFSVPGNAKFEIRVAAGEAAYHYICHFG from the coding sequence ATGCCCACCGAAAAAATCGACAACGTCAGCGTCAGCACCCAGGCCAATGTGTACTTTGACGGCAAATGCGTCAGCCACGGCATCACTTTTGCCGACGGCACCAAAAAATCGGTCGGCGTGATCCTGCCGGCCAGCCTGACCTTCAACACCGGCGCGCCCGAGATCATGGAATGCGTGGCCGGCGCCTGCGAATACAAGCTGGCCGGCAGCGATGAATGGGTGAGGTCTTCGGCAGGCGAAAAATTCAGCGTGCCGGGCAACGCCAAATTCGAGATCCGCGTGGCCGCCGGCGAAGCCGCGTATCACTACATCTGCCACTTCGGTTAA
- a CDS encoding RNA polymerase sigma factor: MKPESPDIQLIALIDRVAQADESALRELYELTSSKLYGVAVRVVTNREWAEDVLQEAFLNIWRIAGDYKSTLSPPMAWMGLVVRSRGLDFLRRRASDRADLMQELDDVISDTVAGDSPNPMDTTQASEQAWALHQCLGQLEHKQREVVSLAYLRDLSHGELAEQLKLPLGTVKTWIRRGLEQLRGCMARFA; the protein is encoded by the coding sequence ATGAAACCAGAAAGCCCGGATATCCAATTGATCGCACTTATTGACCGTGTGGCCCAAGCCGATGAGTCGGCCCTGCGGGAGCTGTACGAGCTGACCTCGTCCAAGCTTTACGGCGTGGCGGTGCGCGTGGTGACCAACCGCGAATGGGCCGAAGACGTGCTGCAAGAGGCTTTTCTCAATATCTGGCGCATCGCGGGCGACTACAAATCCACCCTCTCGCCGCCCATGGCCTGGATGGGTCTGGTGGTGCGCAGCCGCGGCCTTGATTTTTTACGGCGCCGGGCCTCTGACCGGGCCGACCTGATGCAGGAACTCGACGACGTGATCTCTGACACCGTGGCGGGCGACTCGCCCAACCCGATGGACACCACCCAGGCCAGCGAACAGGCCTGGGCTTTGCACCAGTGCCTGGGCCAGCTCGAGCACAAGCAGCGCGAGGTGGTGAGCCTGGCGTATTTGCGCGACCTGAGCCATGGTGAGCTGGCCGAGCAGCTGAAGCTGCCGCTGGGTACGGTCAAGACCTGGATCCGCCGCGGACTTGAACAGCTGCGCGGCTGCATGGCGAGGTTCGCGTAA
- a CDS encoding anti-sigma factor domain-containing protein, with the protein MNLQNNPSLMDQLAASYALGTLRGGARRRFEALARDNAPLRAAALIWQGRLASVAELQAQEAPSPAVWKRIENLVKADKEARAMQAARAATPAAAAGGLWASLGLWRGGAAAGAIATVAAVVVGLNVNGRLSGQVSELTAKLTATPAIEYVAVLTDDKASASLLVTFDPKNKSLVLKRVGNFREPPDKSLELWALPAAAGVAPKSLGVMGSDGVARLKVADTDMRQVPGLAITLEPKGGVPPGTAATGPLLFKGALIETPK; encoded by the coding sequence ATGAATTTGCAAAACAACCCCTCCCTGATGGACCAACTGGCGGCCAGCTACGCGCTGGGCACGCTGCGCGGTGGCGCACGCCGGCGCTTTGAGGCTTTGGCACGCGACAACGCGCCCTTGCGCGCCGCGGCGCTGATCTGGCAAGGCCGTTTGGCATCCGTGGCCGAACTGCAAGCGCAGGAGGCGCCCAGCCCGGCCGTGTGGAAGCGCATTGAAAACCTCGTCAAGGCCGACAAAGAGGCGCGGGCCATGCAGGCAGCGCGTGCGGCAACGCCGGCTGCTGCGGCGGGCGGCTTGTGGGCCAGCCTGGGCCTGTGGCGCGGCGGCGCGGCGGCCGGTGCGATTGCCACCGTGGCGGCTGTTGTGGTCGGGCTGAATGTGAATGGCCGCCTGAGCGGGCAGGTGAGCGAGCTGACCGCCAAACTGACGGCGACGCCGGCCATCGAATACGTGGCCGTGCTGACGGACGACAAGGCATCGGCATCGCTGCTGGTGACTTTTGATCCCAAGAACAAATCGCTGGTGCTCAAACGCGTGGGCAATTTCAGGGAGCCGCCTGACAAGTCCCTGGAGCTGTGGGCCCTGCCGGCTGCGGCGGGTGTAGCGCCCAAGTCGCTGGGTGTGATGGGTTCGGATGGGGTAGCCCGCCTGAAGGTCGCGGACACCGACATGCGGCAGGTTCCGGGTCTGGCCATCACGCTGGAGCCCAAGGGCGGCGTGCCGCCGGGCACGGCGGCGACCGGGCCACTGCTGTTCAAGGGCGCGCTCATCGAGACGCCGAAATAA